One genomic window of Bartonella sp. JB63 includes the following:
- a CDS encoding MBL fold metallo-hydrolase produces MSDRYRFTILGCGSSPGVPRPNGDWGVCDPNNPKNRRYRTSLLVERIHKSGMKTTVIIDTGPDFRSQMINAGVSHLNAAIYTHFHADHTHGINDLRSYALAQKCLIDIYADSFTLKQLNKAFGYCFQIQKGSHYLPILKKNLIDEKSKFEVEGQGGAITFKTHLQLHGATRSLGFRIGNVAYCTDVSGFPEKTLSDLMNLDVLIIDSLQFKPHPSHFSVDQALYWIEYLKPKRAILTHMDSSLDYNNVVNYVPAHVEPAYQGLIFETDVLLDN; encoded by the coding sequence ATGTCTGATCGATACCGTTTTACAATACTGGGTTGTGGTTCATCACCAGGAGTGCCTCGTCCTAATGGTGATTGGGGAGTTTGTGATCCAAATAATCCTAAAAATAGACGCTATAGAACTTCTTTATTAGTTGAACGAATTCATAAATCAGGAATGAAAACGACAGTTATTATTGATACCGGTCCAGATTTTCGTTCACAAATGATTAATGCGGGTGTTAGTCACCTCAATGCTGCTATTTACACGCATTTTCATGCAGATCATACTCACGGTATTAATGATTTACGCAGCTACGCTCTTGCACAAAAATGTTTAATAGATATTTATGCAGATTCTTTTACACTAAAACAACTTAATAAAGCTTTTGGTTATTGTTTTCAAATACAAAAGGGATCACATTACTTACCTATTTTAAAAAAAAATCTTATAGATGAGAAGAGTAAGTTTGAAGTCGAAGGGCAGGGTGGAGCTATTACTTTTAAGACACATTTACAGTTACATGGTGCTACTCGTTCTTTAGGTTTTCGTATTGGCAATGTTGCTTATTGCACAGATGTTAGTGGATTTCCTGAAAAAACACTATCAGATCTTATGAATTTAGATGTTTTAATTATTGATTCTCTTCAATTTAAACCTCATCCAAGTCATTTTTCAGTTGATCAAGCATTGTATTGGATAGAATATTTAAAGCCAAAACGGGCTATATTAACGCATATGGATAGTTCACTTGATTATAATAATGTTGTAAATTATGTTCCAGCACATGTTGAACCAGCTTATCAAGGACTTATCTTTGAGACAGATGTATTGCTAGATAACTAA
- the pcsA gene encoding phosphatidylcholine synthase produces MKPNIKINRDRLYPKIITISQAKAFSVHLLTASGSFLAFLSLISASEEEWVSMFFWLGLALFVDGIDGPIARKLDIKYVLPTWSGEILDNIIDYVTYVLVPAFAFYQSGFMDPKLSFILSAIIVISSTIYYADTGMKTEENFFKGFPVVWNMMVFMLFVVRPAEWIAFIIISLSAIMSFLPIYFIHPIRVVRLRMLNFSIFLIWCCFGITSLFFYQLNVPNWIKIGISITGFYIYCIGIVMQFFPKLGAKNNKK; encoded by the coding sequence TTGAAACCTAACATTAAAATTAATAGGGATAGATTATATCCCAAAATAATAACAATATCGCAAGCAAAAGCTTTTTCTGTTCACTTGTTAACAGCCTCAGGCTCATTTTTGGCATTTCTTTCTTTAATATCTGCATCTGAAGAAGAATGGGTTTCTATGTTTTTTTGGCTCGGACTTGCTCTTTTTGTTGATGGAATTGATGGGCCAATTGCACGTAAATTGGATATAAAATATGTACTTCCGACATGGTCTGGTGAAATACTAGATAATATTATTGATTATGTAACTTATGTTTTAGTTCCAGCCTTTGCGTTTTATCAAAGCGGTTTTATGGATCCTAAGTTATCATTTATATTAAGCGCTATTATTGTCATTTCATCAACTATCTATTACGCGGATACTGGAATGAAAACTGAGGAAAATTTTTTTAAAGGATTTCCTGTAGTTTGGAATATGATGGTTTTTATGCTCTTTGTGGTAAGACCAGCGGAGTGGATTGCTTTTATTATTATTTCTCTATCAGCAATTATGTCTTTTTTACCCATTTATTTTATACATCCAATAAGAGTTGTTCGATTACGTATGCTCAATTTTTCAATCTTTCTTATATGGTGCTGTTTTGGTATAACTTCATTATTTTTTTATCAGCTAAATGTTCCAAATTGGATTAAAATTGGAATTTCAATTACTGGTTTTTACATTTATTGTATTGGTATTGTTATGCAATTTTTTCCAAAATTAGGGGCAAAAAATAATAAAAAGTAA
- the sodC gene encoding superoxide dismutase family protein, with translation MNIKKCLLLALITFLSSSVALAGSTQVEIYTLKENNVKEPIGTIKIKENAYGLIFIPNLSSLPEGLHGFHIHENPSCDMKDDIIGGAAGGHYDPKNTNQHLGPYNVNGHFGDLPTLYVDDKGQAKMSTLAPKIKRISEIKDRSLMIHVGGDNQSDKPLPLGGGGARLACGIIK, from the coding sequence ATGAATATAAAAAAATGTCTCTTATTGGCCTTAATCACATTTTTAAGTTCTAGTGTTGCATTAGCAGGATCAACCCAAGTGGAAATTTATACTCTTAAAGAAAATAACGTAAAAGAGCCAATCGGTACGATTAAAATTAAAGAAAATGCTTACGGTCTGATTTTCATACCAAATTTATCTTCTTTGCCGGAGGGTTTACATGGTTTTCATATCCACGAAAATCCCTCATGTGATATGAAAGATGATATAATTGGTGGTGCAGCAGGAGGACATTATGATCCGAAAAACACTAATCAACATCTTGGACCTTATAATGTTAATGGTCATTTTGGTGATTTGCCCACACTTTATGTTGATGACAAAGGACAAGCAAAAATGAGTACTCTTGCACCAAAGATTAAGCGAATTTCTGAAATTAAAGATCGTTCATTAATGATACACGTAGGAGGAGATAATCAATCAGATAAACCTTTACCACTTGGTGGAGGTGGTGCGCGCCTAGCATGCGGTATTATTAAATAA
- a CDS encoding SUF system Fe-S cluster assembly protein, translating into MVRLIRKCHLANDIEGEEGKSFLSVIPEDEINRLTSDIIAALKTVYDPEIPADIYELGLIYRIDIEDDRSVKIEMTLTAPGCPVAGEMPGWVENAVSAVEGVLSVEVIMTFDPPWTPECMSEEAQITVGWY; encoded by the coding sequence ATGGTTAGATTAATTAGAAAGTGTCATTTGGCTAATGATATAGAAGGTGAAGAGGGAAAATCTTTTTTATCAGTAATTCCAGAAGATGAAATTAATCGTCTAACAAGTGATATTATTGCTGCTCTTAAGACAGTCTACGATCCGGAGATACCTGCTGATATTTATGAATTGGGATTGATTTATCGGATTGATATTGAAGATGATCGTTCAGTGAAAATTGAAATGACACTTACAGCACCTGGATGCCCTGTTGCGGGTGAAATGCCAGGCTGGGTGGAAAATGCTGTAAGCGCAGTTGAAGGAGTCTTAAGTGTTGAAGTGATTATGACATTTGATCCACCGTGGACACCTGAATGTATGTCAGAAGAAGCACAGATTACTGTCGGATGGTATTAA
- the sufD gene encoding Fe-S cluster assembly protein SufD, which translates to MSTNSQPKLIAVEEDIISNFNQRIGDLPGNETVQVIRKKAIELFQKTRLPSRKMEYWHYTNLRVLLKSVSDFSEFNSEQSVDKLLPENIVFSIENGKALTLTRIVGVEVEHLATALDKNRAKINSTIADENFIGQLNTAFFTDGWLFQVADNTTLDTPIELQNIQMGGQSHIFSKIKVGKNSQVVIIERQIGNDKDTFVSSVFSLNLAANSNVTWILIRDRGSNAKQFGQFRARLAENSQLTLYVINIGSQLNRQEIDIELLGKKSNFQLRAINLLSGKTHSDLTMTVRHVEEKSISREIVRNVVTNKAHGAFQGIIRVEKKAQETDARMACNSLILSDDAEFDIKPELEIFADDVACSHGATVAKINHDHLFYLMARGISYKTACELLVKGFISELIDDIKQDSMHTILSNIIIQWLEKNI; encoded by the coding sequence ATGAGCACAAACTCACAACCAAAATTGATAGCAGTTGAAGAAGATATTATCAGTAATTTTAATCAACGTATTGGTGATTTACCTGGTAATGAAACAGTACAAGTTATACGTAAGAAGGCTATTGAATTATTTCAAAAGACGCGCCTTCCTTCACGTAAAATGGAGTATTGGCATTATACTAATTTACGCGTTTTATTAAAATCTGTAAGTGATTTTTCAGAATTTAATAGTGAACAGTCGGTTGATAAATTACTTCCAGAAAATATTGTTTTTTCTATTGAAAATGGTAAAGCGCTTACGCTGACTAGAATAGTAGGTGTTGAAGTAGAACATCTTGCGACAGCATTGGATAAAAATAGAGCTAAAATAAATTCAACGATTGCTGATGAAAATTTTATTGGACAATTAAATACAGCTTTCTTTACAGATGGTTGGCTTTTCCAAGTTGCTGACAATACTACATTAGATACGCCGATTGAATTGCAAAATATTCAAATGGGAGGGCAGTCACATATTTTTTCAAAAATCAAAGTTGGAAAAAATAGTCAGGTTGTAATTATTGAACGCCAAATCGGCAATGATAAAGATACTTTTGTTAGTTCAGTGTTTTCATTAAATCTCGCTGCTAACAGCAATGTGACATGGATTCTTATTCGTGATAGAGGTAGCAATGCTAAACAATTTGGTCAATTTCGTGCTAGACTTGCTGAAAATTCTCAATTAACGCTTTATGTAATTAATATAGGTAGCCAACTTAATCGTCAAGAAATTGATATTGAGTTGCTGGGAAAAAAATCCAATTTTCAATTGCGAGCAATAAATTTATTATCTGGAAAAACGCATAGTGATCTTACGATGACTGTTCGCCATGTTGAAGAAAAGTCAATTTCAAGAGAAATTGTGCGTAATGTTGTTACAAATAAGGCACATGGTGCTTTTCAAGGGATAATACGTGTTGAAAAAAAAGCGCAAGAAACAGATGCTCGTATGGCTTGCAATAGTCTTATTCTTTCAGATGATGCAGAATTTGATATAAAACCTGAACTAGAAATTTTTGCTGATGATGTTGCTTGCTCCCACGGAGCAACAGTTGCTAAAATTAATCATGATCATCTTTTTTATCTAATGGCGCGTGGTATCTCTTATAAAACTGCCTGTGAACTTTTGGTAAAAGGATTTATTTCAGAATTAATTGATGACATTAAGCAAGATAGCATGCACACTATTTTGAGCAATATCATTATTCAATGGTTAGAAAAGAACATTTAA
- the sufC gene encoding Fe-S cluster assembly ATPase SufC: protein MLEIKNLHARIAGTNTEIICGLNLTIQDGEVAAIMGQNGAGKSTLSYLLSGRDDYEVTEGDILYNGQSILEMSPTERAVCGVFLAFQYPMEIPGVATMEFLKVAINSQRKARGDKELKVSEFIQYVKETASELEIDMAMLKRSLNVGFSGGEKKRTEILQMALLKPKLCILDETDSGLDIDALKIVADGVNKLRNHERSFLVITHYQRLLDYIIPDTVHVLYKGRIIESGDKSLALYLEQNGYADIISKTA from the coding sequence ATGTTAGAAATCAAGAATTTGCATGCTCGTATTGCTGGAACTAATACAGAAATCATTTGCGGTTTAAATTTAACTATTCAGGATGGTGAGGTAGCTGCCATTATGGGGCAGAATGGAGCAGGAAAATCTACTTTATCTTATTTGCTTTCTGGTCGTGATGATTATGAAGTAACAGAAGGTGATATCCTTTATAATGGGCAATCCATTTTAGAAATGAGTCCAACAGAACGAGCAGTGTGCGGTGTTTTTTTGGCATTTCAATATCCAATGGAAATACCTGGTGTTGCAACAATGGAATTTTTAAAAGTTGCAATAAATTCTCAACGTAAAGCTCGGGGTGATAAAGAACTTAAAGTTTCTGAATTTATTCAGTATGTTAAAGAAACTGCTTCTGAACTTGAAATAGATATGGCTATGCTTAAACGTTCACTGAACGTTGGTTTTTCAGGTGGGGAAAAAAAGCGTACTGAAATTCTTCAAATGGCTCTGCTTAAACCCAAGCTTTGTATTTTAGATGAAACGGATTCTGGGTTAGATATTGATGCCTTAAAAATTGTTGCAGATGGCGTTAATAAACTTCGTAATCATGAACGCTCATTTTTGGTTATTACTCATTATCAACGTCTTCTTGATTATATTATACCTGATACAGTGCATGTTCTTTATAAAGGTCGTATTATTGAAAGTGGAGATAAATCTTTGGCACTGTATTTAGAACAAAACGGGTATGCCGATATTATCAGTAAAACTGCTTGA
- the sufB gene encoding Fe-S cluster assembly protein SufB: protein MPAVQETIRQVREIDVDQYKYGFETNIEVDKAPKGLNEDIIRFISAKKCEPEWMLAWRLQAFRRWSKMEVPHWARIKYPKINFQELYYYAAPKNHTGPKSLDEVDPELLETYKKLGIPLKEQEILAGVKKQTDSFTPDNNIYASGQVAVDAVFDSVSVVTTFKEELARVGVIFCSISEAIIEHPAFIQKYLGAVVPAGDNYYAALNAAVFTDGSFVYIPKGVRCPMELSSYFRINERNTGQFERTLIIADEDSYVSYLEGCTAPQRDENQLHAAVVELISLKNAEIKYSTVQNWYPGDKEGRGGIYNFVTKRGDCRGDNSKISWTQIETGSAITWKYPSCLLRGNNSRGEFYSIAVANGHQQIDSGTKMIHLGENTSSRIISKGISAGFSSNTYRGQVTAHKRAKNARNFTQCDSLLIGNDCGAHTVPYIEAKNATTHFEHEATTSKISDDQLFYVMQRGIPEEEAIALIVNGFVKEVIQKLPMEFAVEAQKLIGISLEGSVG, encoded by the coding sequence ATGCCGGCAGTGCAGGAAACAATACGTCAGGTACGTGAAATAGACGTTGATCAATATAAATATGGTTTTGAAACTAATATTGAAGTAGACAAGGCTCCAAAAGGGCTAAACGAAGATATTATCCGATTCATTTCCGCTAAAAAATGTGAACCTGAATGGATGTTGGCATGGCGTTTGCAGGCTTTTCGTCGGTGGTCTAAAATGGAAGTACCTCATTGGGCACGAATTAAATATCCAAAAATCAATTTTCAAGAACTTTATTATTACGCTGCTCCTAAAAATCATACAGGACCAAAATCTTTAGATGAGGTTGATCCTGAGTTATTAGAAACTTATAAAAAACTTGGTATTCCCTTAAAAGAGCAAGAAATTTTAGCAGGGGTAAAAAAACAGACAGATTCTTTCACACCCGATAATAATATCTATGCATCAGGGCAAGTGGCTGTTGATGCCGTCTTTGATTCTGTTTCAGTTGTGACAACATTTAAAGAAGAATTAGCACGTGTGGGAGTCATTTTTTGTTCTATTTCAGAGGCTATTATTGAACACCCTGCTTTTATTCAGAAGTATTTAGGAGCAGTTGTTCCGGCGGGTGATAATTATTATGCTGCCTTAAATGCGGCTGTTTTCACAGATGGTTCATTTGTTTATATTCCCAAAGGAGTGCGTTGTCCTATGGAACTTTCATCCTATTTTAGGATTAACGAACGCAATACAGGACAATTTGAGCGAACATTGATTATTGCAGATGAAGATTCATATGTCTCTTATTTGGAAGGGTGTACTGCACCTCAGCGTGATGAAAATCAATTACATGCTGCTGTTGTTGAACTTATCTCTCTAAAAAATGCAGAAATTAAATATTCGACAGTACAAAATTGGTATCCTGGTGATAAAGAAGGAAGGGGAGGCATCTATAATTTTGTAACTAAAAGAGGGGATTGTAGAGGAGATAATTCCAAAATTTCGTGGACTCAAATTGAGACAGGTTCTGCTATTACTTGGAAATATCCATCTTGTTTATTACGGGGTAATAACTCACGTGGAGAATTTTATTCTATTGCTGTTGCAAATGGTCATCAACAAATTGATTCTGGTACAAAAATGATCCATTTAGGAGAAAATACATCGAGTCGTATTATCTCAAAGGGAATTTCTGCTGGTTTTTCAAGCAATACTTATCGTGGACAAGTTACTGCACATAAAAGAGCTAAGAATGCACGTAATTTTACTCAATGTGATAGTTTGTTAATTGGTAATGATTGTGGTGCCCATACAGTACCCTATATTGAGGCAAAAAATGCAACAACTCATTTTGAACATGAGGCAACAACATCAAAGATCTCTGATGATCAACTTTTTTATGTTATGCAACGGGGGATTCCTGAAGAAGAGGCAATTGCGTTAATCGTTAATGGGTTTGTAAAAGAAGTCATTCAAAAATTACCAATGGAGTTCGCTGTTGAAGCGCAGAAACTGATTGGCATTAGCCTTGAAGGTAGCGTAGGTTAA
- a CDS encoding cysteine desulfurase family protein: MAVKRRYLDHNATTPLTKMAKTALLESLEIFGNPSSVHAEGRAAKALLQKSRKQIADRLKANSDHVVFTSGASEAAMTLLTPFYHMGCSEVQFSHLYIGASEHPSIAEGGRFSKELISVIDVDQHGLIQQDKLKSLLTAHDKAKGLPLIAIQAANSETGVIQNIQEIAAIVRDAGGTLIVDVVQYVDKHPIDINHFGGDFFILSAHKIGGPKGIGAFVSCSNLLMPFPLITAGGQEKGHRGGTEALPLIASFGAAMADCFTQEEIKQLIYLRNRLEDGLTKISHDVTIFGKDVQRLPNTTYFTVHGIKAETMQIGFDLAGFSVSAGSACSSGKVRQSKVLEAMGYHILNGAIRVSTGRCTTSKDIDDFLLIFSQIIANKKQS; the protein is encoded by the coding sequence ATGGCTGTAAAACGCCGGTATCTTGATCATAATGCAACGACACCGCTTACAAAAATGGCAAAAACGGCATTATTAGAATCTTTGGAAATATTCGGTAATCCATCATCTGTTCATGCAGAAGGGCGTGCTGCTAAAGCGCTTTTACAGAAATCCCGTAAACAAATTGCTGATAGACTCAAGGCAAATTCGGATCATGTTGTCTTTACATCTGGTGCAAGTGAAGCAGCAATGACTCTGTTAACACCTTTTTATCACATGGGATGTTCTGAAGTACAATTTTCTCATCTTTATATTGGTGCGAGTGAACATCCATCTATTGCAGAAGGGGGACGTTTTTCTAAAGAATTAATTAGTGTAATTGACGTTGATCAGCATGGCTTGATCCAGCAGGATAAGTTAAAATCCTTATTAACAGCTCATGATAAAGCAAAAGGTCTACCTCTTATCGCTATTCAAGCTGCAAATAGTGAAACTGGTGTTATTCAAAACATTCAAGAAATAGCTGCTATTGTTCGGGATGCTGGAGGTACTCTAATTGTTGATGTAGTCCAATATGTAGATAAACATCCCATTGATATTAATCATTTTGGAGGTGATTTTTTTATACTGTCAGCTCATAAAATTGGAGGACCTAAAGGAATTGGTGCATTTGTTTCATGTAGTAATCTTCTCATGCCTTTTCCTCTTATTACTGCTGGTGGACAAGAAAAAGGACACCGTGGAGGAACAGAAGCTTTACCACTTATTGCATCTTTTGGAGCAGCAATGGCGGATTGTTTTACTCAAGAAGAAATAAAGCAGTTAATCTATTTACGTAACAGATTGGAAGATGGTTTAACAAAAATTAGTCATGATGTTACAATTTTTGGTAAGGATGTTCAACGTTTGCCAAATACTACTTATTTTACTGTACATGGTATAAAAGCTGAAACGATGCAAATTGGTTTTGATTTAGCAGGATTTTCTGTATCAGCAGGTTCTGCTTGTTCTTCAGGAAAAGTAAGACAAAGCAAAGTTTTGGAAGCAATGGGATACCATATATTAAATGGCGCAATTCGTGTTTCAACAGGACGATGTACGACTTCTAAAGATATTGATGATTTTTTATTGATTTTTTCTCAAATTATAGCTAACAAAAAACAGAGTTAG
- a CDS encoding alpha/beta hydrolase — translation MPEIIFNGPAGRLEGRYQPSQQKNAPIAIVLHPHPQFGGTMNNKIVYDLFYMFQQRGFTTLRFNFRGIGRSQGEFDYGTGELSDAAAALDWVQTQHPNSKNCWVAGYSFGAWIGMQLLMRRPEIESFISVAPQPNIYDFSFLAPCPSSGLIIHGDIDKVAPSKDVQSLVDKLKMQKGITITQEILKGANHFFSGFNKELIERCAQYLDSHIASDLSTLSSHEIPALLK, via the coding sequence ATGCCAGAAATCATTTTTAATGGTCCCGCAGGTCGTCTTGAAGGACGTTATCAACCTTCTCAACAAAAAAATGCTCCAATTGCGATTGTTCTGCATCCTCACCCTCAATTCGGTGGAACAATGAACAATAAAATTGTTTATGATTTATTTTATATGTTTCAACAACGTGGTTTTACTACATTGCGTTTCAATTTTCGTGGTATTGGTCGAAGTCAAGGAGAATTTGATTATGGGACAGGAGAACTTTCAGATGCCGCTGCTGCTCTTGATTGGGTACAAACACAGCATCCTAACTCTAAAAATTGTTGGGTAGCTGGCTATTCGTTTGGTGCTTGGATTGGAATGCAACTTCTAATGCGCAGACCTGAAATTGAGAGCTTTATATCTGTTGCTCCGCAACCGAATATTTACGACTTTTCATTCCTTGCTCCTTGTCCTTCATCTGGCTTAATAATTCACGGTGACATCGACAAAGTTGCACCCTCGAAAGATGTTCAGAGTCTTGTAGATAAACTGAAAATGCAAAAAGGTATTACCATCACACAAGAAATCCTAAAAGGAGCAAACCACTTTTTCAGTGGATTTAATAAAGAACTTATTGAACGATGTGCACAATATTTAGATAGCCATATTGCAAGTGACTTATCAACTCTTTCCTCACATGAAATACCTGCACTTTTAAAATAA
- a CDS encoding alpha/beta fold hydrolase, translated as MTASEIDFFEHDGFRFAYREEGQGTPILLIHGFGSSARVNWCATGWFCSLVEAGYRVIAFDNRGHGDSDKSYDPSCYTPRAMASDAVKLLQHLGLSKAHVMGYSMGARISAFMAFLYPTYVHSVVFGGLGIGMVTGAGDWEPVAQALLAEDISTITNPRGLMFRKFVDQTKSDRHALAVCIMASKQELTEAEVHKIKQPALVAVGSLDEISGEAEPLAALLPRGEALQIPGRNHMLAVGDKVYKKGVIDFLARHPIV; from the coding sequence ATGACGGCATCAGAGATTGATTTTTTTGAACACGACGGTTTTCGTTTTGCTTACCGTGAAGAAGGGCAAGGCACTCCTATATTATTGATTCATGGTTTTGGATCTTCTGCACGTGTTAATTGGTGTGCAACAGGTTGGTTTTGTAGCCTTGTTGAGGCAGGTTATCGTGTTATTGCTTTTGATAATCGCGGTCATGGTGATTCCGATAAAAGTTATGATCCTTCATGTTATACGCCTCGGGCTATGGCTAGTGATGCGGTTAAGTTGCTCCAACATTTAGGTTTGTCGAAAGCTCATGTCATGGGATATTCTATGGGAGCTCGAATTAGTGCATTTATGGCTTTTTTGTATCCAACATATGTGCATAGTGTTGTTTTTGGTGGTTTAGGAATTGGTATGGTAACGGGGGCAGGTGATTGGGAGCCTGTTGCTCAGGCTCTTTTAGCAGAAGATATTTCAACCATTACTAATCCGCGTGGTTTGATGTTTCGTAAATTTGTAGATCAAACTAAAAGTGATAGACATGCTCTTGCTGTTTGTATCATGGCATCAAAGCAGGAATTGACAGAGGCTGAAGTACATAAAATTAAACAACCTGCGCTTGTTGCAGTTGGTTCATTGGATGAAATCAGTGGTGAGGCTGAACCATTAGCAGCTTTGTTACCACGTGGCGAAGCTTTACAAATTCCTGGTCGTAATCACATGCTTGCTGTTGGAGATAAAGTCTATAAAAAAGGTGTTATTGATTTTCTTGCTCGTCATCCTATTGTTTAA
- a CDS encoding DUF192 domain-containing protein: MYRTHFPRNRAMLFKNFLNNIPDGEQKMFMWIAHTFLALDIIFLDSKGGIVSIIENTLPFSKNIISSKVSAAFAIELNAGEVADKKIQKGQCVIHPVIYEKYEGNKYDGIRD; encoded by the coding sequence ATGTATCGTACTCATTTTCCTCGTAATCGTGCAATGTTATTCAAGAATTTTCTCAATAATATACCAGACGGTGAGCAAAAAATGTTTATGTGGATAGCTCATACATTTTTAGCTTTGGATATAATTTTTTTAGATTCTAAGGGAGGTATTGTTTCAATTATTGAAAATACTCTTCCATTTTCAAAGAATATAATTTCGTCAAAAGTATCTGCAGCTTTCGCTATTGAGCTTAATGCTGGTGAAGTTGCTGATAAAAAGATACAGAAGGGACAATGTGTGATTCATCCTGTTATTTATGAGAAATACGAAGGTAATAAATATGACGGCATCAGAGATTGA
- a CDS encoding cold-shock protein produces the protein MTSKDTLKDYSLAEDNLNVYGEIIEISGVIKWFDGSKGYGFIVPDFQGLPDILLHVTVMRRDGFQTALEGAKVVCIVKQTERGLKCIQVKSIDCSSATHPSEIPARTHVVVTPESGLERAIVKWFNREKGFGFLSRGQGTEDIFIHMETLRRFGLAELRSGQVVLVRFGKGEKGLMTAEIYPDIALPFVTN, from the coding sequence ATGACAAGTAAGGATACATTAAAAGATTATTCTCTAGCTGAAGATAATCTCAATGTTTATGGTGAAATTATTGAAATTAGTGGTGTCATTAAATGGTTTGATGGCAGTAAGGGGTATGGGTTTATAGTTCCTGATTTTCAGGGGCTTCCTGATATATTATTGCATGTGACTGTGATGCGGCGAGATGGCTTTCAAACAGCTTTAGAAGGAGCTAAAGTTGTCTGTATCGTAAAACAAACTGAGAGAGGATTAAAGTGTATCCAAGTTAAGTCTATTGATTGCTCGTCTGCTACCCATCCTTCAGAAATTCCAGCGCGTACACATGTTGTAGTAACTCCTGAAAGTGGTTTAGAACGTGCAATTGTTAAATGGTTTAATCGTGAAAAAGGGTTTGGTTTCCTTAGTCGAGGGCAGGGGACAGAGGATATTTTCATTCATATGGAAACATTACGTCGTTTTGGTTTAGCAGAACTCCGTTCTGGTCAGGTTGTTCTTGTGCGTTTTGGTAAGGGAGAAAAAGGCTTGATGACAGCGGAAATTTATCCTGATATAGCACTTCCATTTGTTACAAATTAG